One segment of Mus pahari chromosome 11, PAHARI_EIJ_v1.1, whole genome shotgun sequence DNA contains the following:
- the Plk2 gene encoding serine/threonine-protein kinase PLK2, protein MELLRTITYQPAAGTKMCEQALGKACGGDSKKKRPQQPSEDGQPQAQVTSAAPHHHHHHSHSGPEISRIIVDPTTGKRYCRGKVLGKGGFAKCYEMTDLTNNKVYAAKIIPHSRVAKPHQREKIDKEIELHRILHHKHVVQFYHYFEDKENIYILLEYCSRRSMAHILKARKVLTEPEVRYYLRQIVSGLKYLHEQEILHRDLKLGNFFINEAMELKVGDFGLAARLEPLEHRRRTICGTPNYLSPEVLNKQGHGCESDIWALGCVMYTMLLGRPPFETTNLKETYRCIREARYTMPSSLLAPAKHLIASMLSKNPEDRPSLDDIIRHDFFLQGFTPDRLSSSCCHTVPDFHLSSPAKNFFKKAAAALFGGKKDKARYNDTHNKVSKEDEDIYKLRHDLKKTSITQQPSKHRADEELQPPPTTVARSGTCAVENKQQIGDAIRMIVRGTLGSCSSSSECLEDSTMGSVADTVARVLRGCLENMPEADCIPKEQLSTSFQWVTKWVDYSNKYGFGYQLSDHTVGVLFNNGAHMSLLPDKKTVHYYAELGQCSVFPATDAPEQFISQVTVLKYFSHYMEENLMDGGDLPSVTDIRRPRLYLLQWLKSDKALMMLFNDGTFQVNFYHDHTKIIICNQNEEYLLTYINEDRISTTFRLTTLLMSGCSLELKNRMEYALNMLLQRCN, encoded by the exons ATGGAGCTCCTACGGACTATCACCTACCAGCCGGCCGCCGGCACCAAGATGTGCGAGCAGGCTCTGGGTAAAGCTTGCGGCGGGGACTCAAAGAAGAAGCGTCCGCAGCAGCCTTCTGAAGATGGGCAGCCCCAAGCCCAAGTGACCTCGGCGGCCCcgcaccaccatcaccaccattccCACTCGGGACCCGAGATCTCGCGGATTATAGTCGACCCCACGACGGGGAAGCGCTACTGCCGAGGCAAAGTGCTGGGCAAG GGTGGATTTGCAAAGTGTTACGAAATGACAGATCTGACAAACAACAAAGTCTACGCTGCAAAAATTATTCCTCACAGCAGAGTAGCTAAACCTCATCAGAGGGAAAAG atCGACAAAGAAATAGAGCTTCATAGAATCCTGCACCATAAGCATGTCGTGCAGTTTTACCACTActttgaagacaaagaaaacatttacattcTCTTGGAGTACTGCAGTAGAAGG tCCATGGCTCACATCTTGAAAGCAAGAAAGGTGTTGACAGAGCCAGAAGTCCGATATTACCTCCGGCAGATTGTGTCAGGACTCAAGTATCTTCACGAACAAGAAATCTTGCACAGGGATCTCAAGCTAG GGAACTTTTTTATTAATGAAGCCATGGAGCTGAAGGTTGGAGACTTTGGCTTGGCTGCCAGACTGGAACCACTGGAACACAGAAGGAG AACAATATGTGGAACCCCAAATTATCTCTCCCCCGAAGTCCTCAACAAACAAGGACATGGCTGTGAATCAGACATCTGGGCCTTAGGCTGTGTAAT GTATACGATGCTGCTAGGACGACCTCCATTCGAAACCACAAATCTGAAAGAAACGTACAGGTGCATAAGGGAAGCAAGGTATACCATGCCATCCTCATTGCTGGCCCCTGCTAAGCACTTGATTGCTAGCATGCTGTCCAAAAACCCAGAGGACCGCCCCAGTTTGGATGACATCATTCGGCATGACTTCTTCCTGCAG GGCTTCACTCCGGACAGACTCTCTTCCAGCTGTTGTCACACAGTTCCAGACTTCCACTTGTCAAGCCCAGCCAAGAATTTCTTTAAGAAAGCTGCAGCCGCGCTTTTTGGTGGCAAAAAAGACAAAGCAAGATATAACGACACTCACA ATAAGGTGTCTAAGGAAGATGAAGACATTTACAAGCTTCGGCATGATTTGAAGAAAACGTCGATCACCCAGCAGCCTAGCAAACACAGAGCCGACGAG GAGCTCCAGCCGCCTCCCACTACGGTTGCCAGATCTGGAACATGCGCAGTGGAAAACAAACAGCAGATTGGGGATGCCATCCGGATGATAGTCAGAGGGACGCtcggcagctgcagcagcagcagcgaat GCCTTGAAGATAGCACCATGGGAAGTGTTGCAGACACAGTGGCAAGAGTCCTTCGAGGATGTCTAGAAAACATGCCCGAAGCTGACTGTATCCCCAAAGAGCAGCTGAGCACGTCCTTTCAGTGGGTCACCAAGTGGGTCGACTACTCCAACAAATATGGCTTTGGGTACCAGCTCTCGGACCACACTGTTGGCGTCCTTTTCAACAACGGCGCTCACATGAGCCTCCTTCCGGACAAAAA GACAGTTCACTATTACGCGGAACTTGGCCAATGCTCCGTTTTCCCAGCAACAGATGCCCCTGAACAGTTTATTAGTCAAGTGACGGTGCTGAAATACTTTTCTCATTACATGGAGGAGAACCTCATGGAT GGTGGTGATCTCCCTAGTGTTACTGACATTCGAAGACCTCGGCTCTACCTCCTTCAGTGGTTAAAGTCTGATAAAGCCTTAATGATGCTCTTCAATGATGGCACATTTCAG gtgaattTCTACCATGATCATACAAAAATCATCATTTGTAACCAGAATGAAGAATACCTTCTTACCTACATCAATGAGGATCGGATCTCTACAACTTTCAGACTGACGACTCTGTTGATGTCTGGCTGTTCGTTAGAACTGAAAAATCGAATGGAATATGCCCTGAACATGCTCTTACAGAGATGTAACTGA